A single genomic interval of Lathyrus oleraceus cultivar Zhongwan6 chromosome 7, CAAS_Psat_ZW6_1.0, whole genome shotgun sequence harbors:
- the LOC127105339 gene encoding glycine-rich RNA-binding protein, whose product MASGDVEYRCFVGGLAWATDSEALEKAFSSYGDIVDSKIINDRETGRSRGFGFVTFANEKSMRDAIEGMNGQNMDGRNITVNEAQNRNSGGGGGGGGYGGRREGGGGGGGYGGRREGGGGGYGGGGGYGGGGRDRGYGNDGGDRYSRGGGGGGGNWRE is encoded by the exons ATGGCGTCTGGAGATGTTGAGTACCGGTGCTTCGTCGGCGGTCTTGCATGGGCCACCGACAGCGAAGCTCTCGAGAAAGCTTTCTCTTCTTACGGCGACATCGTTGATTCGAAG ATCATTAACGATCGTGAGACTGGAAGGTCAAGAGGTTTCGGATTTGTGACATTCGCTAATGAGAAATCGATGAGAGATGCTATTGAAGGGATGAACGGCCAGAACATGGACGGGCGTAACATTACCGTTAACGAAGCTCAAAACCGTAACagtggtggtggtggtggagGTGGCGGCTATGGTGGTCGTCGTGAAGGTGGAGGTGGAGGCGGAGGCTATGGTGGTCGCCGTGAAGGTGGAGGAGGAGGCTATGGTGGTGGAGGTGGTTATGGTGGTGGTGGTAGGGACCGTGGATATGGTAATGACGGTGGTGACCGCTATTCCCGTGGTGGCGGTGGAGGTGGTGGAAACTGGAGGGAGTAG